The Polynucleobacter sp. JS-Mosq-20-D10 region CATGGCAGGCTTGCATTAATTTACGTTCAGTAGAAAAACAAAAACCCCGCTGATGTCGCGGGGTTTTTTATTGCCTGGAATTTACTTAGAGAAGTTAATTCAATAGCAATATTAATTTGGCAAGGTGGTTTCACTAGCAAAGAGATCGGCAATATTTTCACGTGCACGAATGACATAGGCGTTCTTACCATCAACCATGATCTCTGCGGGTTTTGGTCTGGTGTTGTAATTAGATGCCATCACAAAGCCATAAGCACCAGCAGACAGAATGGCTAGCAGGTCACCTTCTTCAACCGCAAGCTGACGATCTCTTCCAAGCCAGTCACCAGATTCACATACGGGTCCGACAACGTCATAAGTAGAGCTTGTAACCTGTTTAGTTTGAACTGGAACAATCGCATGATAAGCCTCGTAGAGCGCTGGGCGCATCAACTCTGTCATTGCTGCATCCACAATGCAAAAGTTTTTCTCAGTACCAGGCTTGAGATATTCCACTTGGGTCAAGAGCACGCCAGCATTACCCACCAACGATCTACCAGGCTCTAAAACGATATCAAGATGCCCAAAACCACGTTCAGCAACGCGATTGAGTAAGGTGTTGGTGAACTCAGTAATATCAGGTGGATTGTCGTCACCGTAAGAAATACCAAGACCTCCACCTAAATCAAGATGGTGGATCTCAATACCTTCTTTTTTTAATTGAGTAACTAGCTCAAGCACTTTATCAAGCGCGTCAAGATAGGGTGAAGTGTTTGTGATTTGCGAGCCAATATGACAGTCAATACCAACCACATCAATTTGTGACAGTAAGGCAGCTTCACGATATGTTTTTAAAACCTCATGATAAGCAATACCAAATTTATTGCCTTTTAATCCAGTGGAAATGTAAGGATGCGTTTGCGCATCTACATCGGGATTCACTCGTAGGGAAATTGGGGCGCGGCAATTGAGCTTAGTGGCAACCCGATTAATTTGGTGGAGCTCTGCAATCGACTCTACGTTGATGCACTTAACACCAGCTTTCAAGGCTTGCTCAATTTCATGAGCAGACTTACCAACACCTGCAAATACGAAGCTTTTTGGATCTGCGCCAACAGCAAGGGCGCGCGCTAATTCACCACCGCTGACCAAGTCAAAGCCTGAGCCTAATTTTTTAAAACAATCAATCACCGCTAAATTGCTATTCGCCTTCATCGCATAGTGAACGCGAGCTCGTCTTTTGCCAGAGGAATCAATACAAGCTTTGTCGTAGGCCTGGTAAGCCTCGGTTAATGCTTTTTTGCTATAGACATAGAGGGGTGTGCCAAATTCTTTTGCCAAATCTGATAACGGAATTTCCTCTGCATACCAAGTACCATTTCGTTCTGTAAATCCAGCTAAGTTGGGGAGTGGAGTCACTTTACTTGTCATTGCTTGGCCGGTGATGGGTTAGTTGTAACGGGGCTTTGGGGTGGGTAGAGCTTGCCTTTGGGCTCTGGCTCAGCAGGAGGACTGGGTGCTGGCGGCACATTTGGCAAATATAAGGGACCTCTAACCCCACATCCAACAAGGGATATTAGAAGGCTAATGCCAAGAGTTCTTTTAAGAATCGCTATCATGAATGTCTCTAAAACGAATGATTGAATATAGCATGCAGGACTCTAATATGAAGCCAGGCGATTTAACTGTAGAAGCGATTGACGATAAGCAATTTCATCATTTGGGCAGTAATTTATTGGAGTCCATAGAGGTGGCCCTAGAAGCCGCAGACGATGCTCTAGACCTCGATCTAGATGTGGAGCGCCAGGGTGGAAACGTGATCAATATTCGGTTTAGAGATCGCAGTGTGATTGTGGTCAACACCCAGCCCCCTTTGCACGAGATTTGGGTAGCAGCTAAATCTGGCGGTTATCACTATCGTTGGGCGGGTACCTTAGCCTCCCCACTGTGGTTGGATACTAAAACTGGGCACGAACTACTAGGCGACTTATCAGAATTTGCCAGTGCTCAAGCTGGCCAGGCGATCACTATTGGTCTTCTGCAGAGATAAGTAAGCCAGGAAATTAAATTGCTCCGGTCGCTGTTAGGGTCTCTATGACCTGAGCATCGGGAACGCTCTGAATTTGGGCTTTGCCAATCTTTTCTAAAACGACATAGCGAATTTGTCCGCCTTCAGTCTTTTTATCTACCTGCATTAATTCCATATATCGCTGTGCGCCAAACTTGGGCGGTGCTATCGGCAGATTCATGGATTGAATGATTTGAGTTAGACGGTTGACCTCATCTTGAGTGATAAAGTTCAGGCGTCTTGAGAGGTCTGCACCCATGACCATACCGCAGCCAACAGCTTCACCATGCAACCACTCGCCATAGCCCATACCCGCTTCAATTGCATGACCAAAGGTATGCCCGAAATTCAATGTGGCACGAATACCACCTTCTCTTTCATCGGCTGACACTACGGCTGATTTAATTTCGCAAGAGCGTAAGACCGCATGCGCCATTGCAGTGGTGTCGCAGGCTAGTAAAGCTTTTGCATTTACTTCAATCCAACTTAAGAACTCAGCATCTGCAATCGCACCATGCTTAACTACTTCAGCTAGGCCTGCAGACAGTTCACGTGCAGGCAATGTCTTTAAGGTATTGAGATCAGCAATCACCGCTACTGGCTGATGAAACGCTCCGATCATATTTTTCCCGAGTGGATGGTTAATGCCCGTCTTGCCGCCAACGGAGGAGTCCACCTGAGCTAATAAGGTTGTTGGGACTTGAATGAAGCGAATGCCGCGCATAAAACTAGCAGCAGCAAAGCCAGTCATGTCTCCAATAACA contains the following coding sequences:
- the lysA gene encoding diaminopimelate decarboxylase, whose protein sequence is MTSKVTPLPNLAGFTERNGTWYAEEIPLSDLAKEFGTPLYVYSKKALTEAYQAYDKACIDSSGKRRARVHYAMKANSNLAVIDCFKKLGSGFDLVSGGELARALAVGADPKSFVFAGVGKSAHEIEQALKAGVKCINVESIAELHQINRVATKLNCRAPISLRVNPDVDAQTHPYISTGLKGNKFGIAYHEVLKTYREAALLSQIDVVGIDCHIGSQITNTSPYLDALDKVLELVTQLKKEGIEIHHLDLGGGLGISYGDDNPPDITEFTNTLLNRVAERGFGHLDIVLEPGRSLVGNAGVLLTQVEYLKPGTEKNFCIVDAAMTELMRPALYEAYHAIVPVQTKQVTSSTYDVVGPVCESGDWLGRDRQLAVEEGDLLAILSAGAYGFVMASNYNTRPKPAEIMVDGKNAYVIRARENIADLFASETTLPN
- a CDS encoding lipoprotein; this encodes MIAILKRTLGISLLISLVGCGVRGPLYLPNVPPAPSPPAEPEPKGKLYPPQSPVTTNPSPAKQ
- the cyaY gene encoding iron donor protein CyaY, whose translation is MSLKRMIEYSMQDSNMKPGDLTVEAIDDKQFHHLGSNLLESIEVALEAADDALDLDLDVERQGGNVINIRFRDRSVIVVNTQPPLHEIWVAAKSGGYHYRWAGTLASPLWLDTKTGHELLGDLSEFASAQAGQAITIGLLQR
- the aroB gene encoding 3-dehydroquinate synthase, with amino-acid sequence MKTLEVDLGNRSYPIHIGIDLIDQPKLFNACEKATSIYIVTNTTVSPLYADRLTKTLEKLGKPVRTIVLPDGESYKDWKNLQLIFDDLLKYGADRQTMLVALGGGVIGDMTGFAAASFMRGIRFIQVPTTLLAQVDSSVGGKTGINHPLGKNMIGAFHQPVAVIADLNTLKTLPARELSAGLAEVVKHGAIADAEFLSWIEVNAKALLACDTTAMAHAVLRSCEIKSAVVSADEREGGIRATLNFGHTFGHAIEAGMGYGEWLHGEAVGCGMVMGADLSRRLNFITQDEVNRLTQIIQSMNLPIAPPKFGAQRYMELMQVDKKTEGGQIRYVVLEKIGKAQIQSVPDAQVIETLTATGAI